The following proteins are encoded in a genomic region of Parabacteroides pacaensis:
- a CDS encoding metallopeptidase TldD-related protein, with the protein MITQYKSVITGIALLLGNTLSVMAQQAADPIISAMQKEIDRSIKELKIDKLPAPFYIDARVVNINATNIQATLGSLMNYNSTPYRNVYCSLLTGDYQKSNNNLLVDFPQGSYPQTMVFGTDEEAIRTCLWKQLDEKYKKGAEDYETKQSIIKQQALSAEELSIPDFEKKEPATYFQQDVPIHIDMEKLKKYVMDASAVFKDNKNLIDSSVRLYIGDANSWYTNSEGSKVQCPDKLVMLFINLQGQAIDGEELNQTTSLFYTSLEELPDNETLKKMCLQQGELFNARLQAPLIDESYCGPVLFEKDAVADLVNDYMVTPDKGILAKRKPIRSDEMNRYSGGSWLEGNQLEGMINKKVISRDLTLVSLSGTETYQGKKLFGYYPIDAQGVAPDKELVLIQEGVLKNMLTNRFPTKVFRHSNGHARAAVNGSEPFLLPGVLKLSSKNPVAASSLKQKLIDAAKEEDYEYAYIVRKKAGENAELLYRVNVQDGSETLVRGAQIKDMSLKTFKRILGVAQEEEIYNRSRHDVKMTFIVPRDILFEEVDVVKNNNIVLKKPYVVERPE; encoded by the coding sequence ATGATTACTCAATATAAATCAGTTATTACAGGTATTGCCCTGCTTTTAGGAAATACTTTATCAGTAATGGCACAACAGGCTGCTGATCCGATAATAAGTGCCATGCAAAAGGAAATAGATAGAAGTATCAAGGAATTGAAAATAGATAAATTACCTGCCCCTTTCTATATTGATGCACGTGTGGTAAATATTAATGCAACGAATATACAAGCTACCCTGGGAAGTTTGATGAATTATAATTCTACGCCTTACCGGAATGTATATTGTTCTCTATTAACAGGTGATTACCAAAAGAGTAATAATAATCTTTTAGTGGATTTCCCTCAGGGAAGCTATCCGCAAACAATGGTTTTTGGAACGGATGAAGAAGCTATACGTACATGTTTATGGAAACAGTTAGACGAAAAATATAAAAAAGGAGCGGAAGATTACGAGACCAAGCAAAGTATTATCAAACAACAAGCTTTGTCGGCAGAGGAACTGAGTATCCCGGATTTTGAAAAGAAAGAACCTGCGACTTATTTCCAGCAGGATGTTCCTATTCATATTGATATGGAAAAGTTGAAGAAATATGTAATGGATGCTTCTGCTGTTTTTAAAGACAACAAAAACTTAATAGATTCGTCTGTAAGGTTATACATTGGCGATGCCAATTCTTGGTATACCAATAGTGAAGGAAGTAAAGTACAATGTCCTGATAAATTGGTTATGCTTTTTATCAACCTGCAAGGACAAGCAATAGATGGTGAAGAATTAAATCAAACGACTTCTTTATTTTATACTTCTTTAGAAGAACTACCGGATAATGAGACTTTAAAGAAGATGTGCCTTCAACAAGGCGAATTGTTTAACGCTCGTCTGCAGGCTCCTTTAATAGATGAATCTTATTGCGGACCTGTTTTGTTTGAAAAAGATGCGGTTGCTGATTTGGTAAATGATTATATGGTAACTCCGGACAAAGGGATTCTTGCAAAACGGAAACCGATCCGTTCCGATGAAATGAACCGGTATTCGGGTGGAAGTTGGCTGGAAGGTAATCAATTGGAAGGAATGATAAACAAAAAGGTTATTTCTCGTGATTTGACGTTGGTTTCTCTTTCAGGAACAGAAACTTATCAAGGTAAAAAGCTGTTCGGCTATTATCCGATAGATGCCCAGGGTGTAGCGCCGGATAAAGAACTGGTTTTGATTCAAGAAGGAGTATTGAAGAATATGTTGACTAACCGGTTTCCTACTAAGGTATTCCGTCACTCGAACGGCCATGCCAGAGCTGCCGTAAATGGTTCCGAGCCTTTTTTGCTTCCCGGTGTGCTTAAATTAAGCAGTAAAAATCCGGTAGCAGCTTCTTCTTTAAAACAAAAGTTGATCGATGCAGCAAAAGAAGAAGATTATGAATATGCTTATATCGTTCGGAAAAAAGCAGGCGAGAATGCGGAACTACTTTACCGGGTAAATGTGCAGGACGGTTCGGAGACCTTGGTACGTGGCGCACAAATCAAAGATATGTCTCTAAAAACATTCAAACGGATTTTAGGAGTGGCCCAAGAAGAAGAGATTTATAACCGGAGCCGTCACGATGTAAAGATGACATTTATTGTTCCCCGCGATATTCTTTTTGAAGAAGTAGATGTGGTAAAGAACAATAATATTGTACTTAAAAAGCCATACGTAGTAGAACGTCCGGAATAG
- a CDS encoding lipopolysaccharide biosynthesis protein yields the protein MTGGIRKLAKETAVYGVSSILGRVLNWLLVPMYVRVLDSTGQYGIVTNLYAWTALLLVLLTYGMETGFFRFVNKEEKQPMEIYSTSLISVGISSFLFVVLGSLFLQPIASALGYGDTSEYVEMLLLIVAIDAFTCIPFAYLRYTSRPLKFAAIKLLNIFILIGLNLFFLLLCPWLYTHFPASVSWFYIPDYGVGYIFVSNLIASSVTLIALFQELTGFKYQFSFPLWRRMLKYSFPILILGIAGVLNQTVDKILFPFLFADRDYADAQLGIYGACFKIAVIMVMFIQAFRYAYEPFIFAKNKNDDCKQAYSEAMKYFVIFALLIFLGVIFYLDVIKYLVPPEYYPGLKVVPIVMLGEFFFGIYFNLSLWYKVIDETKWGAYFSTLGCLITVVIILVFGPIYSYMACVWASFVCNLVMMLLSYFIGQKKYPIHYDLKTIFVYFALTAILYVVAMLPSISNEWLRLGYRSILLIFFILFVIKRDLPLQELPFINRYIKK from the coding sequence ATGACGGGAGGAATAAGAAAGCTGGCAAAAGAAACAGCTGTTTATGGAGTAAGTAGTATTCTCGGGCGTGTGCTCAATTGGCTATTAGTTCCTATGTATGTCCGTGTGTTGGATAGCACCGGCCAGTATGGAATTGTAACCAATTTGTACGCTTGGACTGCTTTATTGCTTGTATTGCTTACTTATGGGATGGAAACCGGTTTTTTCCGATTTGTTAATAAGGAAGAAAAACAACCCATGGAGATCTATTCTACTTCACTTATTAGCGTAGGAATATCTTCTTTTTTGTTTGTAGTATTGGGCTCTCTTTTTCTCCAGCCTATTGCATCTGCTTTAGGCTATGGTGATACTTCTGAGTATGTTGAAATGTTACTCTTGATTGTGGCGATTGACGCTTTTACCTGTATTCCGTTTGCCTATTTACGATATACTAGTCGGCCGTTAAAGTTTGCAGCAATTAAGTTATTGAATATTTTCATTTTGATCGGATTAAATCTTTTTTTCTTATTGCTTTGTCCGTGGCTGTATACTCATTTTCCCGCTAGTGTTTCTTGGTTTTATATACCCGATTATGGAGTAGGTTATATTTTTGTTTCCAATTTGATAGCCTCTTCAGTAACGTTGATAGCTCTTTTTCAGGAGTTAACAGGGTTTAAATATCAATTTAGCTTTCCCCTATGGAGAAGAATGTTGAAGTATTCTTTTCCTATTTTGATTTTGGGGATTGCCGGAGTTTTAAATCAGACGGTAGATAAAATATTATTTCCGTTTTTGTTTGCTGACCGCGATTATGCTGATGCTCAGTTAGGTATTTATGGCGCATGTTTTAAAATTGCCGTTATCATGGTGATGTTTATTCAGGCGTTTAGATATGCTTATGAACCTTTTATTTTTGCTAAAAATAAGAATGACGATTGCAAACAAGCATATTCGGAGGCAATGAAATACTTTGTTATTTTTGCTCTCCTTATTTTTTTAGGTGTAATCTTCTATCTGGATGTCATAAAATATCTTGTCCCTCCTGAATATTATCCCGGATTAAAAGTAGTGCCTATTGTTATGTTGGGTGAATTTTTCTTTGGTATTTATTTTAATTTATCTCTTTGGTATAAAGTGATAGACGAAACAAAATGGGGTGCTTATTTTTCTACTTTAGGATGTCTTATTACAGTAGTAATTATTTTAGTATTCGGGCCTATTTATAGTTATATGGCTTGTGTATGGGCTTCTTTTGTGTGTAATTTAGTTATGATGTTGCTTTCTTATTTTATCGGGCAGAAAAAATATCCGATTCACTATGACTTAAAAACGATCTTTGTTTATTTTGCTCTTACTGCCATATTATATGTTGTTGCGATGCTTCCTTCCATTTCAAACGAATGGTTACGTTTGGGGTATCGTTCCATTTTATTAATATTTTTCATTCTTTTTGTTATAAAAAGAGATTTACCTTTGCAGGAGCTACCTTTTATTAATCGATATATTAAAAAATAA
- a CDS encoding PaaI family thioesterase yields MDIFEFLKGDKFALFSGVELLEVRKGYAKARMEIQPMHLNGGGVCQGGAIFTLADLAFAAAVNSHALLTLSIQTNINFFQAESRGYLYAEAIEVLDKKRLSACEVKVTNEKGDLVATISGTGYRKNVELPFEAIK; encoded by the coding sequence ATGGATATATTTGAGTTTCTCAAGGGCGATAAATTCGCCCTTTTTTCAGGAGTAGAATTGTTAGAAGTTCGGAAGGGATATGCTAAAGCACGTATGGAAATTCAGCCGATGCACTTGAATGGAGGTGGTGTTTGCCAGGGTGGAGCCATTTTTACTTTAGCTGATTTAGCTTTTGCGGCGGCTGTAAATAGTCATGCTTTGCTTACTCTTTCAATACAAACCAATATTAATTTCTTTCAAGCAGAAAGTAGGGGTTATTTGTATGCGGAAGCGATAGAAGTATTGGACAAGAAACGTTTGTCGGCATGTGAAGTAAAAGTTACCAATGAAAAAGGTGATTTAGTTGCTACGATCAGTGGAACCGGTTATCGGAAAAACGTGGAATTGCCTTTCGAAGCTATAAAATAA
- a CDS encoding 6-bladed beta-propeller yields the protein MKTKNIPWIKSPLVLLLICILVSCGKEKKSSSSKLGDCPVVATWKTVGSDKVLVGQAELLKDTLTIPLSQLVENFQLIKLDNRDEALVKGERNFVSKNYIAITGYQQPLKLFDHTGKYLGDIGKIGQGPNEYSSTIYHVQIDEDNDRIYLIPWANNRQILVYDLKGNYYPPIPLAYTAPKMSFYVDTKKGTVIVGVLPFKGGKCPVMFIQDVNGKVIQEVDSKPFEVVPDFSNEVTMQVTPENTNFYIWHWPAQQDSFYYYNYKENRLVPHYTMTYPEKEPPLHNYAELFSSYILGEISRGTVEIRPGVSVTLPPANYIIDKETGQGAYIKVINDFLDNSTIGGPTYAIVGDYFIQTYDPGNLLDILEARLASPAGLSEQQKKDLTELQKTLTVDDNDVVLLGTLNKDATINFSEQKVYVPLEIRHSSTSDQPSEAVGSPTPPPPPGSL from the coding sequence ATGAAAACAAAAAACATTCCGTGGATTAAAAGTCCCTTAGTACTGCTGCTAATATGTATCCTAGTTAGTTGCGGGAAGGAGAAAAAAAGTTCTAGTAGTAAGTTGGGCGATTGTCCTGTCGTAGCAACCTGGAAAACGGTCGGTTCCGATAAAGTGTTGGTAGGACAAGCTGAACTATTGAAAGATACGCTTACTATTCCTTTAAGCCAGTTGGTGGAGAATTTTCAATTGATCAAGCTGGATAACAGAGATGAAGCTTTAGTAAAGGGGGAGAGAAACTTTGTTTCTAAAAATTATATTGCCATAACAGGTTATCAGCAACCTTTAAAGTTATTTGATCATACAGGTAAATATTTGGGTGATATCGGAAAAATAGGGCAGGGGCCTAATGAATACAGTTCAACGATTTATCATGTACAAATTGATGAAGATAACGATCGTATTTATCTTATTCCTTGGGCTAATAACCGACAAATTTTGGTTTACGACTTAAAAGGAAATTACTATCCTCCAATTCCTCTAGCTTATACTGCGCCTAAAATGAGTTTTTATGTAGATACGAAGAAGGGGACTGTTATTGTAGGTGTTCTTCCTTTTAAAGGAGGCAAATGTCCGGTTATGTTTATTCAAGATGTGAATGGAAAAGTGATTCAGGAAGTAGATTCGAAACCTTTCGAAGTAGTGCCCGATTTTAGTAATGAAGTTACTATGCAAGTTACTCCCGAAAATACAAATTTTTATATTTGGCATTGGCCGGCACAACAAGATTCATTCTATTATTATAATTATAAAGAAAATCGTTTGGTTCCGCATTATACCATGACCTATCCGGAGAAAGAGCCTCCGTTGCATAATTATGCAGAATTATTCTCCTCTTATATTCTAGGGGAAATAAGCAGGGGTACGGTAGAAATCAGACCGGGAGTTTCTGTGACATTGCCTCCTGCCAATTACATTATTGATAAAGAAACCGGACAAGGAGCTTATATAAAAGTTATTAATGACTTTTTGGATAATTCAACGATAGGAGGCCCGACTTATGCGATAGTAGGAGATTATTTCATTCAAACCTATGATCCGGGAAATTTGTTAGATATTTTGGAGGCTCGTTTAGCATCACCGGCCGGACTTTCCGAGCAACAAAAGAAAGATCTTACCGAATTGCAAAAAACGCTCACGGTGGATGATAATGATGTGGTATTATTGGGTACACTCAATAAAGATGCTACAATTAATTTCTCCGAGCAAAAAGTGTATGTTCCGCTAGAAATTAGGCACTCATCCACGTCTGATCAACCCTCGGAAGCAGTGGGTTCACCTACGCCTCCCCCTCCTCCAGGGTCTCTCTAA
- a CDS encoding glycerophosphodiester phosphodiesterase family protein, with amino-acid sequence MKKNKTFLLIMLFSVLISGNSIWAQTKIIAHRGHWDCAGSAQNSIASLNKAHEVGVYGSEFDVSITADGILVVNHDDSYQGHVIETSTYDELKNLKLKNGENLPTLEAYLKQGKINKGTQLILEIKPHKRVVNEDKAVSDILKMVKKMKLEKQVEYISFSMNICKELIRQAPKAQVAYLGGNVSPQDLKTLGFTGLDYHYKVFDKNPTWIKDAKALGLTVNVWTVDDPAVMKSLISQKVDYITTNQPVELKKLLEE; translated from the coding sequence ATGAAAAAGAACAAGACTTTTCTGTTAATTATGTTATTTTCCGTTTTGATAAGCGGAAATAGTATTTGGGCGCAGACTAAAATTATTGCCCATCGCGGACATTGGGATTGTGCAGGTTCGGCACAAAATTCTATTGCTTCTTTAAATAAAGCTCATGAAGTTGGAGTATACGGTTCTGAGTTTGATGTCTCTATTACCGCCGATGGTATTCTTGTAGTGAATCATGATGATTCTTACCAAGGACATGTGATTGAAACGTCTACTTATGATGAATTAAAGAATCTGAAATTGAAAAATGGCGAGAATTTACCTACCTTGGAAGCATATCTTAAACAAGGAAAAATAAATAAGGGCACTCAACTTATATTAGAAATAAAACCTCATAAAAGAGTAGTAAACGAGGATAAGGCTGTTTCTGACATCTTGAAAATGGTAAAGAAAATGAAGTTGGAAAAACAAGTAGAATATATTTCTTTCAGTATGAATATATGTAAAGAGTTGATCCGCCAAGCCCCGAAAGCACAAGTGGCTTACCTGGGAGGAAACGTATCTCCTCAAGATTTAAAGACACTTGGTTTTACCGGTTTAGATTATCATTATAAAGTATTCGATAAAAATCCTACCTGGATAAAAGACGCAAAAGCTTTGGGATTAACTGTAAATGTCTGGACGGTAGATGATCCGGCTGTAATGAAATCACTTATCTCGCAAAAAGTGGATTATATAACTACTAATCAGCCAGTAGAACTGAAGAAACTATTGGAGGAATAA
- the ruvB gene encoding Holliday junction branch migration DNA helicase RuvB: protein MEENFDIRDQHISENEREYENALRPLSFESFSGQDKVVANLKVFVMAARMRKEALDHVLLHGPPGLGKTTLSNIIANELGVGFKVTSGPVLDKPGDLAGVLTSLEKDDVLFIDEIHRLSPVVEEYLYSAMEDYRIDIMIDKGPSARSIQIDLCPFTLVGATTRSGLLTSPLRARFGINLHLEYYDMATLTKIVLRSADILNIKCELNAAQEIASRSRGTPRIANALLRRVRDFAQVKGSGNIDKEISCFALEALNIDRYGLDQIDNKLLITIIDKFKGGPVGLTTIATALGEDPGTLEEVYEPFLIKEGFIKRTPRGREVTDLAYKHLGRERLSNQGFIFD from the coding sequence ATGGAAGAGAACTTTGATATAAGAGACCAACATATCAGTGAAAACGAACGGGAATATGAAAATGCGCTTCGCCCTTTATCCTTTGAAAGTTTTAGTGGACAAGATAAGGTTGTGGCGAATCTGAAAGTATTTGTCATGGCAGCCCGGATGCGAAAAGAAGCATTGGATCATGTATTATTACACGGCCCTCCCGGTTTAGGAAAAACAACCCTTTCCAATATTATAGCCAATGAATTGGGGGTAGGTTTTAAAGTTACTTCAGGTCCCGTATTGGATAAACCGGGAGATTTAGCTGGCGTCTTGACATCATTAGAGAAAGATGATGTGCTGTTTATTGATGAAATTCATCGGTTAAGTCCGGTAGTGGAAGAATATCTGTATTCTGCCATGGAAGATTACCGGATCGATATAATGATAGATAAAGGTCCGAGTGCACGATCTATCCAAATAGATCTATGTCCATTTACTTTAGTGGGAGCTACTACCCGTAGCGGATTATTGACTAGTCCGTTAAGAGCGCGTTTCGGCATCAATTTGCATTTGGAATATTATGATATGGCGACTCTTACCAAGATTGTGTTACGCAGTGCCGATATTTTAAATATAAAATGCGAATTAAATGCTGCCCAGGAAATTGCATCGCGGAGTAGGGGAACACCTCGTATTGCCAATGCGCTTCTTCGCCGTGTACGTGACTTTGCACAGGTAAAAGGATCGGGTAACATTGACAAAGAAATTTCTTGTTTTGCTTTGGAGGCTTTGAATATCGATCGATACGGACTTGACCAGATAGACAATAAATTACTTATTACTATTATTGATAAATTTAAAGGGGGCCCGGTAGGACTTACTACCATTGCTACTGCTTTAGGAGAAGATCCGGGTACTTTAGAAGAAGTGTATGAGCCTTTTTTGATTAAAGAAGGTTTTATCAAGCGTACTCCCCGGGGAAGAGAAGTAACGGATTTGGCTTATAAACATTTAGGTCGGGAGCGTCTTTCCAATCAAGGATTTATATTCGATTAA
- a CDS encoding TIGR00341 family protein, translated as MENILRDKIFEFFRKNLDVRQEKEDEKETIESIRKGIEFKGTNLWVLIFATFIASLGLNTNSTAVIIGAMLISPLMGPIMGFGLGLGISDFELIKRSFRNFATATVFSVITSTLYFLISPISEAQSELLARTQPTVYDVMIAFFGGLAGIVASSTKSKGNVIPGVAIATALMPPLCTAGFGLASGNLYYFFGAFYLYFINTVFISLATYLVVRVLKYPQKEFMDKHREKVVKRYVGIIVFFTIVPSIYLSYNLIRKTYFNDQVHKFLHTELVFPNTQILSKTVSEDRKEIKIVMIGDTVPTIMIENARSKMVQYGLKDTKLIVQQGFGQEQMDINKLKSMLVQDMYKTNLDLYKSQAEQIDSLTKKLDNYRHTALMTSKIVPEIKVLFPYVDEASCSYTYIMHVQTMKPDTVMLVYMKSKQKIAGTEQDKIKEWISARAQTSNIKLIIEESKRE; from the coding sequence ATGGAAAACATACTTCGCGATAAAATATTTGAATTTTTTCGAAAGAATCTGGATGTCAGACAAGAAAAAGAAGATGAGAAAGAGACGATCGAATCGATCCGTAAAGGCATTGAATTTAAAGGAACTAATCTCTGGGTACTGATATTTGCTACTTTTATTGCTTCGTTAGGATTAAATACTAATTCTACCGCAGTAATTATCGGAGCGATGCTTATTTCTCCTTTGATGGGACCTATTATGGGGTTTGGCTTAGGACTGGGAATTTCGGATTTTGAATTGATTAAAAGATCGTTCCGCAATTTTGCTACAGCTACTGTATTCAGTGTGATTACTTCCACCTTGTATTTTTTGATTTCTCCTATTAGTGAAGCTCAATCTGAGCTTTTGGCTCGTACACAACCTACCGTATATGATGTAATGATTGCATTTTTTGGCGGTTTGGCAGGAATTGTAGCCAGTTCTACTAAATCTAAAGGCAACGTGATTCCGGGAGTTGCGATTGCTACCGCTTTGATGCCACCCCTCTGTACTGCTGGCTTCGGTTTGGCAAGTGGCAATTTATATTATTTCTTTGGTGCTTTTTATCTGTATTTTATTAATACCGTATTTATTAGTTTAGCTACTTATTTAGTGGTTCGTGTACTTAAGTATCCACAAAAGGAGTTTATGGACAAGCACCGTGAGAAGGTAGTAAAACGGTATGTGGGAATTATTGTATTTTTTACTATCGTCCCCAGCATCTATTTAAGTTATAATTTAATACGGAAAACTTACTTTAATGATCAAGTTCATAAGTTTCTTCATACCGAGTTGGTTTTTCCTAACACACAAATACTTAGTAAAACAGTTTCAGAAGATAGGAAAGAAATTAAAATAGTGATGATAGGAGATACCGTACCTACTATTATGATTGAGAATGCCAGGAGTAAAATGGTACAATATGGGTTGAAAGACACTAAATTAATTGTACAACAAGGATTTGGACAAGAGCAGATGGATATTAATAAGCTCAAGAGTATGTTGGTACAAGATATGTATAAAACAAATTTGGATTTGTATAAATCACAAGCCGAGCAAATCGATTCTCTTACGAAGAAACTAGATAATTACCGGCATACAGCCTTAATGACTAGTAAAATAGTACCTGAAATAAAGGTTCTTTTTCCATATGTGGATGAAGCTTCCTGTTCTTATACTTATATTATGCATGTACAGACTATGAAGCCGGATACCGTTATGTTAGTATATATGAAGAGTAAGCAAAAGATAGCTGGAACAGAACAGGATAAAATAAAAGAGTGGATATCTGCACGTGCACAGACAAGTAATATTAAATTAATTATAGAAGAAAGTAAAAGAGAATGA
- the cysS gene encoding cysteine--tRNA ligase yields the protein MEHPLNIYNTLTRKKEPFVPLHEPFVGMYVCGPTVYGDAHLGHARPAITFDLLFRYLSHLGYKVRYVRNITDVGHLENDADEGEDKIAKKARLEQLEPMEVVQYYLNRYHNAMEALNVLPPSIEPHASGHIIEQIELVKQILDNGFAYESEGSIYFDVEKYNKTHHYGKLSGRNIDELLNTTRALDGQEEKRNSVDFALWKCAAPEHIMRWPSPWSNGFPGWHCECTAMGRKYLGEQFDIHGGGMDLIFPHHECEIAQAVASQGKDAVRYWMHNNMITINGQKMGKSLGNFITLDQFFQGAHESLQQAYSPMTIRFFILQAHYRSTVDFSNEALQASEKGLARLMEATANLDKLIPSATSSIDVKGLRAKCYEAMNDDLNSPIVISYLFDATRGINSVLAGQATISGEDLEELKSVFHLFLFDILGLKEETAGTENNNEAYEKAIDMLLSLRMQAKANKDWVTADKIRNELTALGFVIKDTKEGFEWKLNK from the coding sequence ATGGAACATCCATTGAATATTTACAACACTCTTACCCGGAAAAAAGAACCATTCGTTCCGCTACATGAACCATTTGTGGGAATGTATGTATGCGGACCTACCGTATATGGAGATGCACATTTGGGACATGCCCGCCCGGCGATTACATTCGATCTTTTGTTTCGTTATCTTTCCCATCTGGGCTATAAAGTAAGGTATGTACGGAATATCACAGATGTGGGGCATTTGGAAAACGATGCGGATGAAGGGGAAGATAAAATTGCCAAGAAAGCCCGGCTGGAACAGCTGGAACCTATGGAAGTGGTACAATATTATTTGAATCGTTATCATAATGCCATGGAGGCGTTAAATGTGCTTCCTCCCAGTATCGAGCCGCATGCTTCCGGTCATATTATCGAACAAATAGAATTGGTAAAGCAAATTTTAGATAATGGGTTTGCTTATGAAAGCGAAGGCTCGATCTATTTTGATGTGGAAAAATACAATAAAACACATCATTATGGAAAGCTTTCCGGTCGTAATATTGATGAGTTACTGAATACTACCCGTGCATTGGATGGACAGGAAGAAAAACGGAATAGTGTTGACTTTGCTTTATGGAAGTGTGCAGCACCTGAACATATCATGCGTTGGCCATCGCCTTGGAGTAACGGCTTTCCCGGTTGGCACTGTGAATGTACTGCCATGGGAAGAAAGTACCTGGGGGAACAATTCGATATTCACGGAGGAGGAATGGATTTGATTTTTCCTCACCATGAATGTGAGATCGCTCAGGCGGTGGCTTCTCAAGGTAAAGATGCAGTTCGTTATTGGATGCACAATAATATGATTACGATCAACGGGCAGAAGATGGGTAAGTCACTAGGTAATTTTATTACTTTAGACCAATTCTTTCAGGGGGCACATGAGTCGTTGCAACAAGCCTATAGCCCGATGACTATCCGATTTTTTATTTTGCAAGCTCATTATCGTAGCACGGTTGATTTCAGCAATGAGGCATTACAAGCTTCGGAAAAGGGATTAGCTCGTTTGATGGAAGCTACTGCAAATTTGGATAAATTAATCCCTTCTGCCACTTCGAGTATAGACGTTAAGGGGTTACGTGCAAAGTGTTATGAAGCAATGAATGATGACTTGAACAGTCCGATTGTAATTTCCTATCTTTTTGATGCTACCCGTGGTATCAATTCTGTTTTAGCGGGGCAAGCTACTATTTCAGGTGAGGATTTGGAAGAGTTGAAAAGTGTGTTTCATCTTTTTCTTTTTGATATCCTGGGATTGAAGGAAGAGACGGCTGGAACCGAAAATAATAACGAAGCGTATGAGAAAGCTATAGATATGCTTCTTTCTTTACGGATGCAAGCAAAAGCTAATAAGGATTGGGTGACAGCCGATAAAATTCGGAATGAGCTAACAGCGCTTGGTTTTGTAATAAAAGATACCAAAGAGGGGTTTGAGTGGAAATTAAATAAATAA